One Labeo rohita strain BAU-BD-2019 unplaced genomic scaffold, IGBB_LRoh.1.0 scaffold_30, whole genome shotgun sequence genomic window, tataaataaaggtgacatGACTTTAAGCAAGCTAGCTGGCTTCTTGCCTCGTTATCATACGTAAACATGCCGTATAACTTAGGGAAATGATCATTTGacctttattctttttttttttttgcagcaacCATGTCTGTGTCCTTAAGGGAACTCTGTCAGATGGTCAATGTGCCATATGATCAGGCAAGGGCTCTAATAGAGAGTGAGAGCTCTGATGGAGAGAGTGTAGAGAGAGAGGAAGCAACAATGGAGGATACAGTGATGGAGGATACAGTGATGGAGGACACAGTGGTGCATGCTGGTAGAGTAAATTTCTGAGAGATAATCATGATTTCACATGCCAAAATTTATGAGTTTTATGCAGATGGATTTCACAACAAtagacatttgtttaaaaaaatattcacactAATTGTACCATGTGTTTGAAAAGATTTATCTGGTGGTCTGGAGGGAGAGGAGGCCTCGCTGCTGGCTCCAGAGCAGGTGCAGTTTGACACGGGTAGGTTAGATGCTTTTCTACAATTTCTCATTAAAGAGTTAACACTGTTGACAATGTATAAAGATGTAACTCATTCATGCACGtttggtttgtgtgtgtatttcgaAGTTTTCAATCGTGGAAGGGAAGAGGACTCTAATGCAGAGGAAGGCGCACCTCCAAGGAAAAGACTGAGAGCTGAAAAAACCTGGAAGAAAGTGATCAACAAGAAAAGAAGAATGGTTGGGAAGTCATACGTTGGAAAACAGAAGCAGAAGGAAATAATGAGGGAGCCACGGGCAATTGGGCCTAGATGTTCATCAGCAGCATGTGCCAAGTCAGCTAAACATCACTGCAGTGCAATCGGCACGCCTGAGAGGAATAACATTTTCAATGAGTTCTGGCAACATATGACCTGGGAGGAGAAGAGGATGTATGTGCATGGTTTAATTGATGTGGTCCCCGTGCAAAGGAGAAGAGGGTATGAAAATTCTCGAAgatcaaattcttttttttattttttacgggTCAGCGGGCAGAGAAGACGCGTCTGCGAAAGTATGTTTTTGTCTACCCTAGGAATAGGCGAGTGGTCAGCCCTTAACTGGGCAAAGGAGGGACCCACACAAGCAGACACAGAGGGACAAACACACAGCAACGCACGTCGTTCAGTGGCAGGCCATGAATTCATTCACAGCTTTTTACAGGATCTCCCAAAGGTGCCCTCACACTACTGCAGATCCACAACATCCAAACAGTATCTGGAACCTGTGTTTCAGTCGATGGCTGATCTGTATGCAGTGTATTGTCGCGCTGCAGCAGAGAAGAATGCAACACCTTTGTCAAGGCAAGTGTTCACAGATGAGTTCAAGCGTCTCAACCTAGGCCTTTACCACCCAAAAAAAGACCAGTGCAACATCTGTTGTGCTTTCAAGACCGGCAACTTACCTGATGACGAGTGGCAGCACCACCTCCTGCAAAAAGAAGAGGCCCATGCCAAAAAGTTGTCTGACAAAACAAGGCCAGCAACAACACTATGGTCTTATGTATGGACTTGCAAGCCCTCCTTTTGTGCCCAAAGCTAAAAGCCTCTGCCTTGTATTACAAAACAAAGCTTGCagttcacaattttactgtgtaCAACATGCTGACACACAGTGCCACATGTTATGTCTGGCATGAAGGTGAGGGATCCCTGTCTGCCAGTGAGTTTGCTTCATGCATTGTCGACTACCTCTCTGCACACACTGAGCCTGACACATTTATTCTGTGGAGTGACGGCTGCGGGTATCAGAACCGGAATGCAGTTCTAAGCAATGCACTTCTTCAGTTCTCtatgaagaaaaacaaagtcGTCATTCAGAAGTACCTTGAGAAAGGGCATACTCAGATGGAATGCGACTCCGTTCACAGCGTCATCGAGAGGCGTCTGAGGGACCAGGATGTGTATCTCCCAGCAGAGTATGTTAACCTGATGAAGAAGGCCCGTGTGAAGCCTCATCCATATGAAGTCAAGTACATCGACCACACCTTCTTCCAGGACTTCACCAAGCTGAGGCTCTGCAAGTCTCTGCGCCCTGGAGTAAGGCCTGGTGACCCAACTGTCCACGATATCAGAGCCATCAGGTAATTACCAATGTAAATCTTATGCATGACATTATGATGTtgcatattattttatgaaatcttACAGTGATTATGATGTTGTGTTATATTTTGTGCTATTAGGTACAACAACAATGGAACGATGGACTTCAAAATAAACCACTCTGATGACTGGCACCAACTCCGAAACTCCACCTCAGACAGCCACACAGTCACCCCACTCTATTCAGACCGCCTGAAGATCAACGAGCTGAAATTCAAACACCTCCAAGACCTGAAGGAAGTCATCCCAAAGGATTTTCACAGCTTTTACAACAATTTGCTTCACTAGCTTAGAAACTTGAAACTTGATAAGAAACTTggtgattttctttcttctgctgaacacaaaggaagatattttgaagaatgtcagTTATCAAACAGTTAACTGGacccactgactttcatagtgtttttttttttcctactatgTAAGTCAATGGGTCCAGTTAACTGTTTGGTTACTGACATTATTCTAAATAATTATCTtcctttgtgttcagcagaagaaagaaactcttgaaaacaacttgagggtgaatatattacagaattttcattttgaagtgaactatcccttaacaCAGGCAATGTaacaacacacacagagcacAGATACACGCACACAGACAAGGGCTCACCCTACTCACAAACACTCAGTAATGGGCTTAGTAAAGCAAGCCTTGTCTGTGTGCATGCATCTGTGAGGCTATGTGCGTGTTGTTACATTGCCGTCATATTGACTGTTAATCTGTTAAACTATGATATCAGTTAAGATATcagatatttttatagttttgatATCAGatatcaataatatttattatttatgtatttatgtaatatcTACTTTTTTACTAGGCTTATTAATAGACATACATGTGCAttgaagtttttaaatgtatctgaTATAATACTTGAATTAAATTGAATGATTTGGATACCAccattaaattattgtttttattattattttattgacttagcttttatttttattattattttactgttcaGCTGTTTGGCCTACTTCTAGACTATGCCTCTCTTGACACTGTGCATGTAAAATAGTagcaagtttttatttatggGAGAAAAAGGGCTGTCTAATGGCGCCAAGTAAGCCTATCTTTGGATAACTCTtgtctgttttttaaacaataacgAGTGAAAATAGTTAGTTTAGATACATTTGAGTAGgcctgttttgttaaaaatcgATAGCTGTAATGCTTACGTGCAGAATGAAGCCTGTGAGCCATGAAGGTAAGTTTGCATGCAGATTAGGATAATTTCTGTCTATTAGACAGCCTAGTCACCTCATcgttttttgtatttcattacTTATAGCTCTTAAACCTTTAAAATAGAGTGTAGGAAGATGTTACCACagttattaatttttgtaactACTGAAGCCTTTTCTCGTCAAAAGGCTCAACGCGACCGCCGACTTTGCGTGCAGATTAATCTCCGCCTATTAGACAGCCTGtttaacgttttattttggTATTGCATTACTCATAGCTCTTAAACGTTTAAAATAGAGTTTAGGAATATGTATGTAACCACAATCATTAGCTTTGAATAGCTCTTTAAGCCTTATCTCTTGTCAAAAGGCTCAACGCGACCGCAGCGACGTCTGTGTCCGTTCCATTCTAATCAATGACAGCGTAACCGCGTATCTCCCTGCTTTCAAGTCATAAATCTCGTATCTCCATTTAAACACGATTATGGGGAAATGTTGTGTTAATGTTGGTACACAACAGTATATGATAGCAATATAAGGTATAATACCAACTTTAACGatacaatgtttaataactcaaaaaaaatgcagttttttttatttcctgaaaAATATTGGTTTTGGAGATACGAGGATTCCGCCCGACAGCGACGATATGTTGCTTGCCAACCGCCAAttaaacagaagaagaagaagaagaagaagaagcaacGGAACATCTTGCAACAGACGTGCAGGTAAGAGCTATAATAGGATTATTCACAGTTGTTCCCTTTTACACAATAAGTGATAAACCAAAGAAATAATTACTCATGCTGTATATTACGTGCTGGCAAAGCCAATGGCGGACACATTTATAGGatcatttttgtggaaacacgTGAAGAGACCATGTTAGTCAATTTTTCTGTTGTCTTGTCATAATTATCCCCAGCCTAAAACATTTCAACTAGACGTTGGAAACTATCCATTTGTTTCCAGCCGAACAAGAAGACCAGTAAATTATCACGCCCAAGTGGCAGGTAAGACCTAATGTTATATCTCACATAAATCGTTGTTGTGAATTAGTGGCTAAATTATTagctaacactttacaatactggtgcacaaatatgcattaattcatacttaattaatgcacagataatcataagttaatgtataattcatgaagaactaaaccatttatttttactacatCAGCAACTAAGAACCactctatatgattcatagattaagtaatcaatacattgttattagttaaatgtatcataatttattaattttcttaataacttattttattaactaatgatgtatattcatgttagttaccacagtggtcaaagctatgtacttcaacttccagtAGTGAGCTTTAATTAATCAGTAGCTAAagatttacaaaaatatcattATGCTATGACTTTACTTGATGAAGCACATAACTATTAACTAATCATTAAGTAATACTGTTTAGCTAATCATTAATTAAAGCTGGAAGTTGAAATGCATGGCTTGAACCCATTGTAgtaattaaaacatgaatacattatgacacatttaactaataacaatttattggttacttaatctatgaatcatataaaatgataatttcTTGCTAAAGCAGTAATTATTCATAAATTGTTTAATTCTTCATGACTTCTATATTAACTCATGATTATGTCTGCattacttaataaatatttgtgcaCCCATATAGTAAAGCATTACCAATTAATACAAACAGGATCATATTGAACATTATTGCTTTAAaagattgtttttattcataaatacagttcattttagtaaattaaCGATTTCCAAATACACATTACATAAACAACTACTCAATCATTTACAAGTACTTGTAACATGataatttctgattattttgtTGTTCACGTATACTTGTTTTCACTCCATTACAAAAAGATTATCATTACTCTGTGTAATTGTGACCACAACTCAACCATGTACTTCATATATGCCTAGCTCTCAATACTTCAGAACAACAAGTTCACTTACAAGAAGTTTCATTAAAGTATATCTATTTTATATCTATTCTTTATATACCCTAAAAAAGACTATCTGACAGCtataactgaatttaatttttaaaatgacaaatttattatattgatatttaaatgcttcaagacatttttatttatttttctacaaCTGTGTATCATTTTTGTAACAAGTTAGTAAAAATGGACCACTACAAACCTGGCAAAACAGATTCTTCAATAAAATTGATATTCACATACTTGTATATTTATCTATagtttttcatcatatttttttctttgtacagcACTAAGCAATAATGGCATTCACATTTTCAACAGGAAACACTTCATCCAAGTAATCAT contains:
- the LOC127160196 gene encoding uncharacterized protein LOC127160196; protein product: MSVSLRELCQMVNVPYDQARALIESESSDGESVEREEATMEDTVMEDTVMEDTVVHADLSGGLEGEEASLLAPEQVQFDTVFNRGREEDSNAEEGAPPRKRLRAEKTWKKVINKKRRMVGKSYVGKQKQKEIMREPRAIGPRCSSAACAKSAKHHCSAIGTPERNNIFNEFWQHMTWEEKRMYVHGLIDVVPVQRRRGNRRVVSP